A region of Spiribacter roseus DNA encodes the following proteins:
- the ispG gene encoding flavodoxin-dependent (E)-4-hydroxy-3-methylbut-2-enyl-diphosphate synthase has translation MNEIPGYHRRYSVPVKVGNVTVGGDAPVVVQSMTNTDTVDEIRTAIQVADLARAGSELVRITVNNEDAARAVPRIRERLDDMGIDVPLVGDFHFNGHRLLRAVPACGEALGKWRINPGNVGKGSRRDPQFTEIIELARDMNRPVRIGVNWGSLDQDLLSRLMDENARRAEPKPPETVTRDAVVVSSLESAERAEAIGLPHDAIIISCKMSRVQDLISVYQDLGARCDYPLHLGLTEAGMGSKGIVASTAALSVLLQQGIGDTIRISLTPEPGGDRTQEVVVAQEILQTMGLRSFTPLVAACPGCGRTTSTYFQELADEIQTHVRDRMPEWRDRYPGVESMSLAVMGCVVNGPGESRQADIGISLPGTGEKPVAPVYIDGEKTVTLKGDAIADEFKKIVEDYVERRYGLTTEDR, from the coding sequence ATGAACGAGATACCCGGATATCACAGGCGCTACAGTGTGCCGGTCAAGGTCGGCAACGTCACGGTCGGCGGCGATGCCCCGGTGGTGGTGCAGTCCATGACCAATACCGACACGGTGGACGAGATCCGTACGGCCATCCAGGTGGCGGATCTGGCACGCGCGGGTTCCGAGCTGGTGCGCATCACCGTGAACAACGAGGACGCCGCGCGCGCCGTCCCGCGGATCCGCGAGCGGCTCGACGACATGGGCATCGACGTGCCCCTGGTGGGCGATTTCCACTTCAATGGTCATCGTCTGCTGCGCGCCGTGCCCGCCTGCGGCGAAGCGCTGGGCAAGTGGCGCATCAACCCCGGCAACGTCGGCAAGGGCAGCCGTCGCGACCCGCAGTTCACAGAGATCATAGAGCTGGCGCGCGACATGAATCGGCCGGTGCGGATCGGTGTGAACTGGGGCAGCCTCGACCAGGACCTGCTCTCGCGGCTGATGGACGAAAACGCCCGCCGCGCCGAGCCCAAGCCCCCGGAGACGGTCACCCGCGACGCAGTCGTGGTCTCGTCGCTGGAGAGTGCTGAGCGGGCCGAGGCCATTGGCCTGCCCCACGACGCCATCATCATCTCCTGCAAGATGAGTCGGGTGCAGGACCTGATCAGCGTTTATCAGGACCTGGGCGCGCGCTGCGACTACCCGCTGCATCTGGGTCTCACCGAAGCGGGAATGGGCTCCAAGGGCATCGTCGCATCCACCGCCGCGCTGTCCGTCCTCCTGCAGCAGGGCATTGGCGATACGATCCGCATTTCGCTCACCCCCGAGCCGGGTGGCGACCGGACCCAGGAGGTGGTGGTCGCCCAGGAGATCCTCCAGACCATGGGGCTGCGCAGCTTCACCCCGCTGGTTGCGGCATGCCCCGGCTGTGGCCGCACCACCAGTACTTACTTCCAGGAACTGGCCGACGAAATCCAGACCCATGTCCGCGATCGCATGCCCGAGTGGCGCGATCGCTATCCGGGCGTCGAGTCGATGAGCCTGGCGGTGATGGGCTGCGTGGTGAATGGGCCCGGCGAAAGCCGTCAGGCGGACATCGGTATCAGCCTGCCGGGCACCGGCGAAAAACCGGTGGCGCCCGTCTATATCGATGGCGAGAAGACGGTCACGCTCAAGGGCGACGCCATCGCCGATGAGTTCAAGAAGATCGTCGAGGACTACGTCGAACGGCGCTACGGCCTGACGACGGAGGATCGCTAG
- the fdxA gene encoding ferredoxin FdxA: MTYVVTESCVRCRYTDCVEVCPVDCFHGGPTMLVIDPQECIDCAVCVAECPVDAIYPDDEVPADQEDFIALNARLAQQWPVINRREEAPADAADWESVTDKRDQIEE, translated from the coding sequence ATGACCTACGTGGTCACCGAATCCTGTGTGCGTTGCCGCTACACCGACTGTGTCGAGGTCTGTCCGGTGGATTGCTTTCATGGCGGGCCGACGATGCTGGTCATCGACCCGCAGGAGTGTATCGACTGCGCGGTCTGTGTCGCGGAGTGCCCGGTGGATGCCATCTATCCGGATGATGAGGTACCCGCCGATCAGGAGGACTTCATCGCCCTCAATGCCCGCCTGGCCCAGCAGTGGCCGGTCATCAACCGTCGTGAGGAGGCGCCCGCCGACGCCGCAGACTGGGAGTCGGTGACCGACAAGCGCGACCAGATCGAGGAGTAG
- a CDS encoding Rrf2 family transcriptional regulator translates to MIRLSAKSRYAVSALLHLAVHNQAGAVPLAEISVCQGISMSYIDQIFWKLRRAGLVRGTPGPGGGYRLGRSPESIAMGEVITLMDGQGGPRRATSALDQRLWAGLAERIETFLNGITLADFAARPDVREALLDQYAGGSWRCDVCGALSTRQQPIGGSQA, encoded by the coding sequence ATGATCAGACTCTCCGCAAAAAGCCGTTATGCCGTCAGTGCCCTGTTGCACCTGGCGGTGCACAACCAGGCCGGGGCGGTTCCGCTGGCTGAGATCTCGGTCTGCCAGGGCATTTCCATGTCCTACATTGATCAGATCTTCTGGAAACTGCGCCGGGCCGGGTTGGTTCGCGGGACACCCGGGCCCGGGGGCGGTTATCGCTTGGGTCGGTCGCCCGAGTCGATCGCCATGGGCGAGGTCATCACGCTGATGGACGGGCAGGGCGGCCCCCGGCGGGCTACCTCCGCGCTCGATCAGCGTCTCTGGGCGGGACTGGCCGAGCGCATCGAGACCTTCCTCAATGGCATCACCCTGGCGGACTTTGCGGCCCGCCCGGACGTCCGTGAGGCGCTGCTTGACCAGTATGCGGGTGGCAGCTGGCGCTGTGACGTCTGCGGTGCGCTCTCCACGCGCCAGCAGCCCATCGGGGGTTCGCAGGCATGA
- the thiD gene encoding bifunctional hydroxymethylpyrimidine kinase/phosphomethylpyrimidine kinase, which produces MNPSRILIIAGSDAGGGAGIQADIKTVTALGGYAMTAVTALTAQNTCGVQGVVGVEPAFIREQIRSVVSDLGVDCVKTGMLHDDAVIDAVADELQRGAAHVPWVVDPVMVAQSGARLVGEGAMARLRSAIMPQARLITPNLPEAAALLGRPIDHVGEMEDAARALLAFGPEAVLLKGGHLGGGQLTDVLATADGCERLEHARIDTRSDHGTGCTLASAIAEGLGRELPLAHAVHRGRDYLQRALATAHPLGAGHGPVNHAHTVAAFGLTPTGR; this is translated from the coding sequence ATGAATCCATCGCGCATCCTGATCATCGCCGGCTCGGACGCCGGTGGAGGGGCGGGCATCCAGGCCGATATCAAGACCGTCACGGCGTTGGGCGGTTATGCGATGACCGCCGTCACGGCACTGACGGCGCAGAACACCTGCGGCGTTCAGGGTGTGGTCGGTGTCGAGCCGGCCTTCATCCGCGAGCAGATCCGCTCGGTGGTATCGGATCTGGGGGTGGATTGTGTGAAAACCGGGATGCTCCACGATGACGCCGTCATTGATGCGGTGGCCGACGAGCTGCAGCGCGGCGCGGCGCATGTCCCATGGGTCGTCGATCCGGTGATGGTGGCGCAGAGCGGTGCGCGGCTGGTGGGCGAGGGAGCCATGGCCCGTCTGCGCAGCGCGATCATGCCGCAGGCGCGGCTCATCACCCCAAATCTGCCGGAGGCGGCGGCGTTGCTGGGCAGGCCCATCGATCACGTCGGCGAGATGGAAGATGCCGCGCGGGCGCTGCTGGCGTTTGGGCCCGAGGCCGTGCTGCTCAAAGGGGGGCATCTTGGCGGCGGGCAGCTGACCGATGTGCTGGCCACCGCCGATGGCTGCGAGCGCCTCGAGCATGCCCGCATCGACACCCGCAGCGACCACGGCACCGGTTGCACGCTGGCGTCGGCCATCGCCGAAGGCCTGGGTCGGGAACTCCCGCTGGCCCATGCCGTCCATCGAGGCAGGGATTATCTACAGCGGGCCCTGGCCACTGCCCACCCGCTGGGAGCAGGGCATGGACCGGTCAACCACGCCCACACCGTGGCGGCCTTCGGGCTGACTCCAACAGGACGATAG
- a CDS encoding class I adenylate-forming enzyme family protein: MGEVDANINQVTVLHGRILLEFRVMMNMDEGMDHRPMSWVGDWSGRRRALTPERTALIDPGSGRRLTYQQLDDRARLWARWMRDEAGLDGRDTIVLITRNRLEAVELFLAAGKIGVIIAPVSHRLTAGEATALVDRLDPAWLVVDEALADFAATLEGRAQQRPWLRFGAASGPAEQALARQRSEPVNRPLALADPCLRVHTGGSTGLPKICEVSHRQMVWNAVELMVAADGALAQRRELVLFPLFHIGGWNTVLPILYAGGCVVMPDAFDPPAVLRAIDEQRINHFGAVEAMLQALAASPGFADHPLTSLEAITTAGAACSESSMTPFLERGITVRQSYGLTEAGPSNFVNSDGRADEMTATDRASIGTAFFHTDYRIVDPERLTPVAVDTPGELQLRSPHDFDGYLDDPAATAARWTPDGWIRSGDLAREDAAGRVFIVGRMDNVIVSGGENIAAEEVESTLLQHPAVTAALVFGVPDPHWGARPVAWVTGPGRVPTDEVGEWLHGRLARFKHPALIEAVGELPRTGAGKLDRQAARHQYDQQTPGALS; encoded by the coding sequence GTGGGTGAGGTTGACGCCAATATCAATCAGGTCACTGTACTGCATGGCCGCATTCTGCTGGAATTTCGGGTGATGATGAACATGGATGAAGGGATGGACCATCGGCCGATGAGCTGGGTCGGCGACTGGAGTGGACGCCGCCGCGCCCTGACGCCGGAACGGACTGCGCTGATCGACCCCGGCAGTGGCCGTCGGTTGACCTATCAGCAGCTCGACGATCGCGCCCGCCTGTGGGCACGCTGGATGCGGGATGAAGCTGGGCTGGATGGCCGTGACACCATCGTGCTGATCACCCGCAATCGGCTCGAAGCCGTAGAACTGTTTCTGGCGGCGGGCAAGATCGGAGTGATCATTGCCCCGGTCAGTCATCGTCTGACCGCCGGCGAGGCCACCGCGCTGGTCGACCGGCTCGACCCGGCGTGGCTGGTGGTGGACGAGGCGCTGGCCGACTTCGCCGCTACGCTGGAAGGACGGGCCCAGCAGCGTCCCTGGCTGCGCTTTGGGGCCGCCAGCGGCCCAGCCGAGCAGGCCCTGGCCCGGCAGCGCTCGGAACCCGTCAATCGCCCCCTGGCACTGGCCGACCCCTGCCTGCGCGTGCACACCGGCGGCAGCACCGGGCTGCCGAAGATCTGCGAGGTCAGTCATCGGCAGATGGTCTGGAACGCCGTGGAACTGATGGTGGCTGCGGATGGCGCGCTGGCGCAGCGCCGCGAGCTGGTGCTGTTCCCGCTTTTCCATATTGGTGGCTGGAATACGGTTCTACCCATTCTCTATGCCGGCGGCTGCGTCGTGATGCCGGATGCCTTCGATCCGCCGGCGGTCCTGCGCGCCATCGACGAGCAGCGCATCAACCATTTCGGTGCCGTCGAGGCCATGCTCCAGGCACTCGCGGCCAGTCCCGGTTTTGCCGACCACCCGCTCACTTCGCTGGAGGCCATCACCACGGCGGGCGCCGCCTGTTCGGAATCCAGCATGACGCCGTTTCTCGAGCGTGGCATCACCGTGCGCCAGTCCTACGGCCTGACCGAGGCGGGGCCCTCCAATTTCGTCAATTCCGATGGCCGCGCCGACGAGATGACCGCCACTGACCGCGCCAGTATCGGGACCGCTTTCTTTCACACCGACTACCGCATCGTCGACCCCGAGCGTCTGACGCCGGTGGCGGTGGATACACCGGGCGAGCTGCAGTTGCGCAGTCCCCACGATTTCGATGGCTACCTCGACGACCCGGCCGCCACGGCAGCGCGCTGGACCCCGGATGGCTGGATCCGCAGCGGCGATCTGGCCCGCGAGGATGCCGCGGGGCGTGTGTTCATCGTCGGTCGGATGGACAACGTCATCGTCAGTGGCGGCGAGAACATCGCGGCCGAGGAGGTCGAGAGCACTCTGCTGCAGCACCCCGCGGTCACCGCTGCGCTGGTGTTCGGCGTGCCCGATCCGCACTGGGGCGCACGGCCGGTGGCGTGGGTGACCGGTCCCGGTCGCGTGCCCACCGATGAAGTCGGTGAATGGCTGCACGGCCGGCTTGCCCGGTTCAAGCACCCGGCCCTCATCGAGGCCGTCGGTGAGCTGCCGCGGACTGGCGCCGGCAAACTCGATCGTCAGGCCGCTCGACACCAATACGACCAGCAGACCCCGGGGGCCCTTTCATGA
- a CDS encoding TatD family hydrolase encodes MQYSDLIDIGVNLTHARFDTDRAAVIERAIGAGVNGMVLTGVSLDESRAAMALAARHPGFMAATAGVHPHHARDWSHASSQALATLLDAPSTVAVGETGLDYNRDFSPRTDQRAAFEAQLRLAVDHQRPVFLHQRDAEDDFLAILRDHRAALPGAVLHCFTGDVAMIEACCALDLHFGITGWVSDERRGAALREGVAEIPANRLMVETDAPFLLPKPVRQPAVKRRNEPAYLPHVVDAVAALRDESPACLAAWASANARRFFSLPTPASHPPPDAAPPAPDR; translated from the coding sequence ATGCAGTACAGTGACCTGATTGATATTGGCGTCAACCTCACCCACGCCCGCTTTGATACCGATCGCGCTGCAGTGATCGAGCGCGCCATCGGCGCCGGCGTGAACGGCATGGTCCTCACCGGCGTCAGCCTTGATGAGTCCCGCGCCGCGATGGCGCTGGCCGCCCGCCACCCGGGCTTCATGGCCGCGACCGCCGGTGTTCACCCCCATCATGCCCGGGACTGGTCCCATGCCAGCAGTCAGGCGCTGGCGACGCTGCTGGATGCCCCGTCCACGGTCGCGGTCGGTGAGACCGGGCTGGATTATAACCGCGACTTTTCACCCCGCACGGATCAGCGCGCCGCCTTTGAAGCACAGCTGCGCCTGGCGGTGGATCACCAGCGCCCGGTGTTTCTGCACCAGCGCGATGCCGAGGACGACTTTCTCGCCATCCTCAGGGACCACCGTGCCGCCCTGCCGGGCGCGGTGCTGCACTGCTTTACCGGTGACGTTGCCATGATCGAAGCCTGCTGCGCGCTGGATCTGCATTTCGGCATCACCGGCTGGGTCAGCGACGAGCGACGCGGCGCGGCCCTGCGCGAGGGGGTGGCAGAGATCCCCGCCAATCGCCTGATGGTCGAGACCGACGCGCCCTTCCTCCTGCCGAAGCCGGTGCGCCAGCCGGCGGTCAAACGACGCAATGAACCGGCTTATCTGCCCCATGTGGTGGACGCGGTCGCCGCGCTTCGCGATGAGTCGCCCGCCTGCCTCGCGGCCTGGGCCAGCGCCAACGCCCGGCGGTTTTTCAGCCTGCCGACACCGGCGTCTCACCCACCGCCTGATGCCGCGCCGCCAGCGC